A genomic window from Punica granatum isolate Tunisia-2019 chromosome 2, ASM765513v2, whole genome shotgun sequence includes:
- the LOC116195212 gene encoding early nodulin-like protein 1 — MAQLKRSIMAVLPLVLMLIVSLTPSEATDFLVGGKENSWQVPSSPSEFNRWAQKNRFKVGDYLVWKEDAKSDWVLEVTRQGYETCNTSNPVRSYSDGSTRVKLDRSGPFFFISGVKGHCEKGQKLEVVVLSEDHHRKSEAPSPAPANSTAPTPAHSGGNALLRDDVMIVVGLFIKGFMLGHLF; from the exons ATGGCTCAGCTCAAGAGATCAATAATGGCGGTTCTTCCTCTCGTCCTAATGCTCATCGTCTCTTTGACCCCTTCAGAAGCTACTGATTTTCTGGTTGGAGGGAAAGAGAATTCATGGCAAGTTCCTTCTTCTCCCTCGGAGTTCAATCGGTGGGCTCAGAAGAACAGGTTCAAAGTCGGAGATTACCTAG TCTGGAAGGAGGACGCGAAGAGCGATTGGGTCTTGGAGGTCACTAGACAAGGATATGAAACGTGCAACACTTCGAACCCAGTGAGAAGTTACAGTGATGGCAGTACACGGGTAAAGTTGGATCGGTCGGGGCCATTCTTCTTCATCAGTGGAGTTAAAGGGCACTGCGAGAAGGGACAGAAGCTCGAGGTTGTGGTGCTTTCGGAGGATCACCACCGCAAGAGCGAAGCCCCCTCCCCTGCCCCTGCAAACTCTACGGCTCCTACTCCAGCTCATAGTGGAGGCAATGCACTACTGAGGGACGATGTCATGATCGTGGTTGGTCTATTTATTAAGGGTTTTATGCTAGGACATTTATTTTGA
- the LOC116196322 gene encoding serine carboxypeptidase 24-like: MAASAAALLFLLLLVSPLTLALRVQKGQEMDRISALPGQPAVVFSQFSGYVTVNEKHGRALFYWLTEATTSPEKKPLVLWLNGGPGCSSVAYGASEEIGPFRINQNGSSLYINKYSWNKEANILFLESPAGVGFSYTNTSSDLEDTGDKRTAQDALIFLIRWMARFPQYKYREFYISGESYAGHYVPQLAMKVHDYNKGRSRPILNLKGFIVGNAVMDHYYDNIGTVTYWWSHSMISDASYKSILKYCNFSSEKPSQKCDDSVIYAANEFGNIDQYSIYTPSCPRLSNETLPLLRFRNSLLQRRVSGYDPCTEKYAEKYYNRPDVQKAMHANTTGIPYRWTACSDVLIKNWNDSEMSMLPTYKELISAGLRIWVFSGDTDSVVPVTATRFSLSHLNLPIKTRWYPWYSGDQVGGWTEVYDGLTFATVRGAGHEVPLFQPKRAFILFRSFLAGKNLPDS; this comes from the exons ATGGCGGCCTCGGCTGCAgctcttctcttcctcttgctGCTTGTTTCGCCATTGACACTGGCTCTTCGGGTGCAGAAAGGGCAGGAGATGGACAGGATCTCGGCCCTTCCCGGGCAGCCAGCGGTGGTGTTCTCGCAGTTCTCAGGATATGTCACGGTCAATGAGAAGCACGGCCGAGCCCTCTTCTACTGGCTGACCGAAGCCACCACCTCGCCGGAAAAGAAGCCGCTTGTTCTTTGGCTCAATGGAG GACCGGGCTGTTCATCCGTTGCATATGGGGCTTCCGAGGAAATCGGACCCTTCCGGATAAACCAGAACGGTTCGTCTCTATATATCAACAAGTATTCTTGGAATAAAG AGGCAAATATTCTATTTCTTGAGTCCCCCGCTGGGGTTGGCTTCTCATACACAAACACCAGTTCCGACCTCGAAGATACCGGAGACAAACGGACag CTCAGGACGcccttatttttcttataagaTGGATGGCGAGATTTCCTCAATACAAATATCGAGAATTCTACATCTCGGGGGAGAGCTACGCAG GCCATTATGTTCCCCAGTTGGCAATGAAGGTCCATGACTATAATAAGGGACGGTCTCGTCCCATTCTCAACCTCAAGGGATTCATT GTGGGGAATGCCGTTATGGACCACTACTACGACAACATTGGTACGGTGACGTATTGGTGGAGCCACTCCATGATCTCTGATGCCAGCTACAAATCCATCCTCAAGTACTGCAACTTCTCGTCGGAAAAACCCTCGCAGAAATGCGATGACTCGGTGATCTATGCCGCGAATGAGTTTGGGAACATCGATCAGTACAGCATCTACACGCCCTCATGTCCACGACTTTCCAATGAGACTTTACCTTTGTTGAGGTTCAGGAATAGCCTCCTCCAAAGACGGGTCTCGGGCTATGATCCTTGCACGGAAAAGTATGCGGAGAAGTACTATAACCGGCCCGACGTGCAGAAAGCCATGCACGCAAACACCACGGGAATTCCATATAGATGGACTGCTTGCAG TGATGTTTTGATCAAGAACTGGAACGATTCTGAAATGTCTATGCTGCCCACGTACAAGGAATTAATCTCAGCTGGCTTAAGGATTTGGGTTTTCAG CGGTGACACCGACTCGGTAGTTCCAGTGACGGCCACAAGATTCTCTCTCAGCCATCTGAATCTACCTATCAAGACGCGGTGGTACCCTTGGTATTCTGGTGATCAG GTTGGCGGGTGGACAGAAGTCTACGATGGTCTAACGTTTGCAACGGTGCGAGGAGCAGGCCACGAGGTCCCGCTCTTCCAACCAAAGCGAGCTTTTATCCTCTTCAGATCCTTCTTGGCCGGAAAGAATCTGCCCGACTCTTGA